A window from Gossypium raimondii isolate GPD5lz chromosome 7, ASM2569854v1, whole genome shotgun sequence encodes these proteins:
- the LOC128042529 gene encoding uncharacterized protein LOC128042529, protein MATTPLLNILIENKLNENNYTEWKRNLIIVLSCEKLKTVLDTNCPPATQDEARKRWEEFDEIAHCYMLASVTNILYKQLESCKNAKAILDKLEDIFEGQAALDQ, encoded by the coding sequence ATGGCAACAACTCCCTTATTGAACATACTCATTGAAAACAAATTGAACGAAAATAATTATACGGAATGGAAAAGGAACTTGATAATTGTCTTGAGTTGTGAGAAACTTAAAACAGTTCTAGATACTAACTGCCCACCAGCCACTCAAGATGAGGCTAGAAAACGCTGGGAAGAGTTTGATGAGATAGCTCATTGTTATATGCTAGCAAGCGTGACCAATATTCTGTATAAGCAACTAGAGAGCTGTAAGAATGCTAAAGCGATTTTAGATAAGCTAGAAGACATATTTGAAGGCCAAGCTGCCTTGGATCAATAG